One region of Oxalobacteraceae bacterium OTU3CAMAD1 genomic DNA includes:
- a CDS encoding TonB-dependent siderophore receptor, which yields MQHPRFYPAPLVIALATVFAGADLYAQTPGSASANAPFSVALPAQPLGPALNELARQGRFQLMVHPDLVSGKSAPAVSGMLTAQQALERLLAGSGLVPSQQGGVVIIKAAPKDDVKTLAPVTVTAGAERETPIGPVFGYVAKRSAAGSKTDSAIIDTPQSISVVTNDELRNRQAETLSQALNYTPGFTSQPTSFNRTADRFRIRGMDVESATSGSMRDGLRLQSNSYDGTQEPYGLERVEVLRGAASVLYGQLSPGGVINAVSKRPIHDGLHEIAVQVGNDDRKQVMADLSGAVPDSETLDYRLTVLDRKSDTAQRYINDDKLYIAPSLTWRPNADTSLTLLSFYQKTRTRFSAPLPYQLVEGVGTGPVRIGRQDFIGEPAYDKMNGDMHAFGYELAHRFSDNVKLSHKLRYFEADVTWRYLQAQTTAAALLAAGQRGVLARQYSDRRERARGTVSDTSVESNWQWLGMRHTVLTGVDAYKTTYDSTNFRGNAPSLNLLTYNYGQPVVVNRATSVDRGSRIETLQKGIYVQDQIDIGERWTALLGARHDWAGQDQTMHRNLATLDKDDEATTWRAGVVYKTEAGLAPYASYSESFFPVAAADAAGQSFKPTRGRQYEAGVRYQPAGGNMLLSAAVYDLKQTDVLKYDAAEDSYRQAGEVHSKGFELEAKAELSRALSLIASYAYTDARTTRSTIASEVGQRSEDTPFHQAALWADYSFAALGVPQLKTGAGARYKGSTQPSGMPVAMPGYTLFDAMLSYRFNRHWELSANLSNLSNKKFIYCEFAICRYGDERRATATLTYQW from the coding sequence GTGGCGCTGCCAGCTCAGCCGCTGGGCCCGGCGCTGAATGAACTGGCGCGCCAGGGCCGCTTTCAGCTGATGGTGCATCCGGACCTGGTGTCCGGCAAGTCGGCGCCGGCCGTGTCCGGCATGTTGACGGCGCAGCAGGCGCTGGAGCGTTTGCTGGCCGGCTCGGGCCTGGTGCCGTCGCAGCAGGGCGGCGTGGTGATCATCAAGGCCGCGCCCAAGGACGACGTGAAGACGTTGGCGCCCGTGACGGTGACGGCCGGCGCCGAGCGGGAGACGCCGATCGGCCCGGTGTTCGGCTATGTCGCCAAGCGCAGCGCCGCCGGCAGCAAGACCGACAGCGCCATCATCGACACGCCGCAGTCGATTTCCGTCGTGACCAATGACGAGTTGCGCAACCGCCAGGCCGAAACCCTGTCCCAGGCGCTGAATTACACCCCCGGCTTCACTAGCCAGCCGACCAGCTTCAACCGCACGGCCGACCGCTTCCGCATCCGTGGCATGGACGTCGAGTCCGCCACTAGCGGCTCGATGCGCGATGGCCTTCGCCTGCAAAGCAATTCCTACGACGGCACCCAGGAGCCGTACGGCCTGGAGCGCGTGGAGGTGTTGCGCGGCGCCGCCTCGGTGCTGTACGGGCAGCTGTCGCCGGGCGGCGTGATCAACGCGGTCAGCAAGCGGCCGATCCACGACGGGCTGCACGAGATCGCCGTTCAAGTCGGCAACGACGACCGCAAGCAAGTGATGGCCGATCTGAGCGGGGCGGTGCCCGACTCGGAGACGCTGGACTACCGCCTCACCGTGCTGGACCGGAAAAGCGACACCGCGCAACGCTACATCAACGATGACAAGCTGTACATCGCGCCGTCGCTGACCTGGCGTCCGAACGCGGATACCTCGCTGACCTTGCTCTCGTTCTACCAGAAGACGCGCACCCGCTTTTCGGCGCCGCTGCCATACCAATTGGTCGAAGGCGTGGGTACCGGCCCGGTGCGCATCGGCCGCCAGGACTTCATCGGCGAGCCGGCCTACGACAAAATGAACGGCGACATGCATGCCTTCGGCTACGAGCTGGCGCACCGCTTCAGCGACAATGTCAAGCTGAGCCACAAACTGCGCTACTTCGAAGCGGACGTCACCTGGCGCTATCTGCAAGCCCAGACCACGGCGGCGGCACTGCTGGCCGCAGGCCAGCGCGGCGTGCTGGCGCGCCAGTACAGCGACCGCCGCGAGCGCGCGCGCGGCACCGTCAGCGACACCAGCGTGGAATCGAACTGGCAATGGCTGGGCATGCGCCACACGGTGCTGACCGGTGTGGACGCCTACAAGACCACCTATGACTCGACCAATTTCCGTGGCAACGCGCCGTCGCTGAATTTGTTGACCTATAACTATGGCCAGCCGGTGGTGGTCAATCGCGCCACCAGCGTCGATCGCGGCTCGCGCATCGAGACGCTGCAAAAGGGTATCTATGTGCAGGACCAGATCGACATCGGCGAGCGCTGGACCGCGCTGCTGGGCGCCCGCCACGACTGGGCCGGCCAGGACCAGACCATGCACCGCAACCTGGCCACACTCGACAAGGACGACGAGGCCACTACCTGGCGCGCCGGCGTGGTCTATAAAACGGAGGCGGGACTGGCGCCGTACGCCAGCTACAGCGAATCGTTCTTCCCGGTGGCGGCGGCGGACGCGGCGGGCCAGTCCTTCAAGCCGACCCGTGGCAGGCAATACGAGGCCGGCGTGCGCTACCAGCCGGCCGGCGGCAACATGCTGCTCAGCGCCGCCGTCTACGACCTGAAGCAGACGGATGTGCTGAAGTATGACGCCGCCGAGGATAGCTATCGGCAGGCGGGGGAGGTCCATTCGAAGGGCTTCGAGCTGGAAGCCAAGGCCGAGCTGAGCCGCGCGCTGAGCCTGATCGCTTCCTACGCCTACACCGATGCCCGCACCACGCGCAGCACCATCGCCAGCGAAGTGGGGCAGCGCAGCGAGGACACGCCGTTTCACCAGGCGGCATTGTGGGCCGACTACAGCTTCGCCGCGCTCGGCGTGCCGCAGTTGAAGACTGGCGCCGGCGCGCGCTACAAGGGATCGACGCAGCCGTCCGGCATGCCCGTGGCGATGCCGGGCTATACACTGTTCGACGCCATGCTGAGCTATCGCTTCAACCGCCACTGGGAGCTGTCGGCCAATCTCAGCAATTTGAGCAACAAGAAATTCATCTACTGCGAATTTGCGATCTGCCGCTATGGCGATGAGCGCCGCGCCACCGCCACCTTGACTTACCAATGGTGA
- a CDS encoding PepSY domain-containing protein: MVIRKGLSVRAVLLPVHRYVGLVLALFLAIAGVTGSLLAWNEELEAALNPRLFRVQPPSPGAERLDPVLLHERVRLRYPDAFVARMPLEQLEGRSQLFALRSLKGGKAKALPNDQVFVDPYTGAILGERKWGDISQGRKNLMPFIYRLHYSLALDGVGTLVFGIVALLWSIDCFVGAWLTMPRRRGDGATPASWPARWWSAWKLRTGSAYKFSFNLHRAGGLWTWAMLFVLAWSSVAFNLPQVYQPAMKSLFAHQRGLESIPKLPEPRLAPAIPWGPALTAVRAHMVGQARAQGFVVEAEKSLLYDPTRGVYRYDVRTSHDIRHRGGHTRLVMDAETGGLIGLWLPTGAASGDTISTWLETLHMAALGGWPVQLLICLMGLVVTMLSVTGVLVWLKKRAAVPEGV, encoded by the coding sequence ATGGTGATAAGGAAAGGCTTGTCGGTGCGCGCCGTGCTGCTGCCGGTGCACCGCTATGTCGGGCTGGTGCTGGCCTTGTTCCTGGCGATCGCGGGTGTGACCGGCAGCCTGCTGGCCTGGAACGAGGAGCTCGAGGCGGCGCTGAATCCGCGATTGTTCCGGGTCCAGCCGCCGTCGCCCGGGGCGGAGCGGCTCGATCCGGTGCTGTTGCACGAGCGGGTGAGGCTGCGCTATCCCGACGCGTTCGTCGCGCGCATGCCGCTTGAGCAACTGGAGGGGCGTTCGCAGCTGTTCGCGCTGCGGTCTTTAAAAGGCGGCAAGGCCAAGGCGCTGCCCAACGACCAGGTCTTTGTCGACCCATACACCGGCGCGATATTGGGCGAACGCAAGTGGGGCGACATCAGCCAGGGACGCAAGAACCTGATGCCGTTTATTTACCGCCTTCACTACTCGCTGGCGCTGGATGGCGTCGGGACGCTGGTGTTCGGCATTGTCGCCTTGTTGTGGAGTATCGATTGCTTCGTCGGCGCCTGGCTCACCATGCCCAGGCGCCGGGGCGATGGCGCCACGCCCGCATCGTGGCCGGCGCGCTGGTGGTCGGCCTGGAAGCTGCGCACCGGCAGCGCTTACAAGTTCAGCTTCAACCTGCACCGGGCCGGCGGCTTGTGGACGTGGGCGATGCTGTTTGTGCTGGCCTGGAGCAGCGTCGCCTTCAATCTGCCGCAAGTGTACCAACCGGCGATGAAATCCCTGTTCGCGCACCAGCGCGGGCTGGAGAGCATTCCGAAGTTGCCGGAGCCAAGGCTGGCGCCGGCCATCCCGTGGGGGCCGGCCTTGACCGCCGTGCGGGCGCACATGGTGGGGCAGGCGCGGGCGCAGGGTTTCGTGGTCGAGGCGGAAAAGTCCCTGCTGTACGATCCTACGCGCGGCGTGTATCGCTATGACGTGCGCACCAGCCATGACATACGGCATCGTGGCGGCCACACGCGCCTGGTGATGGATGCGGAGACCGGCGGGCTCATAGGCCTGTGGCTCCCCACCGGCGCGGCCAGCGGCGACACCATCTCGACCTGGCTGGAAACCCTGCACATGGCGGCGCTTGGCGGTTGGCCGGTGCAATTGCTGATTTGCCTGATGGGTTTGGTCGTGACGATGCTGAGCGTCACCGGCGTGCTGGTCTGGCTGAAGAAACGCGCAGCCGTCCCGGAGGGCGTTTGA
- a CDS encoding glycosyl hydrolase family 28 protein, with protein sequence MRSSKVLIALAVAGTTNAWAADAAVATQWGTVAEPAYPATVCGQPLAATLKPVNASADSLDSDPSRSQPDAVRIQAAIDACPAGQAVKLVKGAGGESGFISGPLKLKSGVTLWVDTGVTLFASRNPKDYDTGTGNCGTAGSASGKLCKPLIVADKTAKSGVVGGGIIDGRGGSLLTGGANANARSWWDVAYQKRSQNLTPQTFRILQIQNGTDFTLHGITLQNSPNFHVWGYGVTGLTAWGIKLLTPSLAYTRDGYQCPAGTTPDVVTPATCFTPDTALNTDGFDTGYSSKVLLAYSYISVGDDHVAIKSSSGAGAHQHTYAHNHFYYGHALSIGSETNAGVSDIAVTDLSIDGYDSGTSGGLRIKSDSSVGGSVSNVSYTGVCSRNISHPLTFDSFYSGSKGTKYPNFTGVTVRDFHHLGSTKYKGGTLTFAGYALNGQNNPLTITLDNVVFDGTQPTYTAGHNGQSLNPYATRFTLGAGPVSFASSIVASSASGVTITGNGSGSGTPRNCGAAFVPLKSVLPTSPI encoded by the coding sequence ATGAGATCCAGCAAAGTTCTGATCGCCTTGGCGGTCGCGGGAACGACCAACGCCTGGGCGGCCGACGCCGCCGTCGCCACGCAATGGGGCACGGTCGCCGAACCGGCCTACCCGGCCACCGTCTGCGGCCAGCCGCTGGCGGCGACCTTGAAGCCGGTGAACGCCTCGGCCGACTCGCTCGACAGCGATCCGTCCCGCTCGCAACCGGACGCGGTGCGCATCCAGGCCGCCATCGACGCCTGCCCCGCCGGCCAGGCCGTCAAGCTGGTCAAGGGCGCCGGCGGCGAGAGCGGATTCATCAGCGGCCCCCTGAAACTCAAGTCCGGCGTGACCTTGTGGGTCGACACCGGCGTGACCTTGTTCGCCTCGCGCAATCCCAAGGATTACGACACCGGTACCGGCAACTGCGGCACGGCCGGTTCGGCCAGCGGCAAGCTGTGCAAGCCGCTGATCGTTGCCGACAAGACGGCCAAGAGCGGCGTCGTCGGCGGCGGCATCATCGACGGCCGTGGCGGCAGCCTGCTCACCGGCGGCGCCAACGCCAACGCCCGCAGCTGGTGGGACGTGGCCTACCAAAAACGCTCGCAAAACCTGACCCCGCAAACCTTCCGCATCCTGCAAATCCAGAACGGCACCGACTTCACCCTGCACGGCATCACCTTGCAGAACTCCCCCAACTTCCACGTCTGGGGCTACGGCGTGACCGGACTGACGGCCTGGGGCATCAAGCTGCTGACGCCGAGCCTGGCCTACACCCGGGACGGCTACCAGTGTCCGGCCGGCACCACGCCCGACGTCGTCACGCCGGCCACCTGCTTCACGCCGGACACCGCGCTCAACACCGACGGCTTCGACACCGGCTATTCCAGCAAGGTGCTGCTGGCGTATTCCTACATCAGCGTGGGTGACGACCATGTCGCCATCAAATCGAGCTCGGGCGCCGGCGCGCACCAGCACACCTACGCCCACAACCACTTTTACTACGGCCACGCGCTGTCGATCGGCAGCGAAACCAACGCCGGCGTGAGCGACATCGCCGTCACCGACCTGTCGATCGATGGCTACGACAGCGGCACCAGCGGCGGCCTGCGCATCAAGTCGGATTCTTCGGTCGGCGGCAGTGTGTCCAACGTCAGCTACACCGGCGTCTGCTCGCGCAACATCAGCCATCCGCTGACCTTCGACTCGTTCTACAGCGGCTCCAAGGGCACCAAGTACCCGAACTTCACCGGCGTGACGGTGCGCGACTTCCATCACCTGGGCAGCACCAAGTACAAGGGCGGCACGCTGACCTTCGCCGGCTACGCGCTCAACGGACAAAACAATCCGCTGACGATCACGCTGGACAACGTGGTGTTCGACGGTACCCAGCCGACCTATACCGCCGGCCACAACGGCCAGTCGCTCAATCCGTATGCCACCCGCTTCACCTTAGGCGCCGGCCCGGTGAGCTTCGCCTCGTCGATCGTCGCCTCCTCCGCCAGCGGCGTGACGATCACGGGCAACGGTTCGGGCAGCGGCACGCCGAGGAACTGCGGCGCCGCCTTCGTGCCGCTCAAATCGGTGTTGCCAACCTCGCCGATCTGA
- a CDS encoding CPBP family intramembrane metalloprotease — translation MTSLSSPYPIADILFTLYLLVYSPLNSLWRSRHPASSKPFLPPLWSYWRQGRYVLVLLCVFLPVAWVGGYSAAELGLGPPLSQGGLWGLAAVGCLLLVVHLLGKRHERQITPEERVELDDKLRDLPFPVPRTRTETLACLVTTVGMTAAWELLYRGYLLLVLTPVTGLPLAIALAAVSYGAGHGYKNPKQFFGSIASAFAFTIGYAVSGNLWWLIVLHAAVPVAMVQAARKVAPSPSPSTDVVKV, via the coding sequence ATGACATCCCTTTCCTCGCCGTACCCGATTGCCGACATCCTGTTTACGCTCTACCTGCTGGTGTACTCTCCGCTTAACAGTCTCTGGCGCAGCCGTCATCCGGCGTCGTCTAAGCCGTTCTTGCCCCCACTGTGGAGCTATTGGCGCCAGGGACGCTACGTTCTGGTGCTTCTCTGCGTGTTCTTGCCGGTCGCGTGGGTCGGCGGTTACAGCGCCGCCGAGCTGGGCCTGGGTCCCCCGTTGTCGCAAGGCGGGCTGTGGGGTCTGGCGGCGGTTGGCTGTCTGCTGCTGGTGGTGCATCTGTTAGGCAAGCGTCATGAACGCCAGATTACGCCGGAAGAGCGCGTCGAACTTGACGACAAACTGCGGGACTTGCCGTTTCCGGTACCGCGCACGCGAACCGAAACCCTGGCCTGTCTGGTCACGACGGTCGGCATGACGGCCGCCTGGGAGCTTCTTTACCGAGGATATCTGCTGCTGGTCCTGACGCCGGTCACGGGCCTGCCGCTGGCCATTGCGCTGGCGGCGGTGTCCTATGGCGCGGGACACGGCTATAAGAACCCCAAGCAATTTTTCGGCTCCATCGCGTCCGCCTTCGCCTTCACTATCGGCTATGCCGTTAGCGGCAATCTCTGGTGGTTGATCGTGCTGCATGCGGCGGTGCCGGTGGCGATGGTGCAGGCCGCCCGCAAGGTGGCGCCATCGCCATCGCCATCGACGGACGTTGTCAAGGTATGA
- a CDS encoding phosphohydrolase: MGRDDHRDQPNRAWVRMPSERRLDLLDPTPFDWDDSDLALGLARTYRWGGHSAWPRPLSVAQHSLTVMHLRAAACKAVGVELAPLAALRELLHDAEEGLLGFDCVSPLKPFLGEGFRALTVRLEAAVFLRYGLPHWTDKEHAAHKLADRLAAASEAVHVVGWSAKEVLHTLKITVPPLNDDPLYAVYGGTAWEPWAPQLAAERFLQELNRLKALSA, encoded by the coding sequence ATGGGCCGCGACGACCACCGGGATCAGCCGAACCGCGCCTGGGTGCGCATGCCGTCCGAACGGCGGCTGGATCTGCTCGACCCCACACCGTTCGACTGGGACGACTCCGACCTGGCGCTGGGGCTGGCACGCACTTACCGCTGGGGCGGTCATTCGGCATGGCCGCGTCCGCTATCGGTGGCGCAGCACTCGCTCACCGTCATGCATTTGCGCGCGGCCGCCTGCAAGGCGGTCGGCGTGGAACTGGCGCCGCTGGCCGCGCTGCGCGAGCTGTTGCACGACGCCGAGGAAGGCCTGCTGGGCTTCGACTGCGTGTCGCCGCTCAAACCGTTTCTCGGGGAGGGCTTCCGCGCGCTGACGGTGCGGCTGGAGGCCGCCGTCTTCCTGCGCTACGGCCTGCCGCACTGGACGGACAAGGAGCACGCCGCCCACAAGCTGGCGGACCGGCTCGCCGCCGCCAGCGAGGCGGTGCACGTGGTCGGCTGGTCGGCGAAAGAAGTGCTGCACACCTTGAAGATCACCGTGCCGCCACTCAACGACGACCCGCTGTACGCGGTCTACGGCGGCACGGCGTGGGAGCCGTGGGCGCCGCAACTGGCCGCCGAGCGTTTTCTGCAGGAACTGAACCGGCTGAAGGCGCTGAGCGCCTAA
- a CDS encoding NAD(P)-binding protein gives MMHSPLQLKNAEMYGYFVRGDLAKLQATLDGTLNQVAGRRMRFKAISPYVLLTFTRVNHADSAVAVDQNKGWITEIDIVTWIMVGAMDEEGELAHIYYYPAHIFVDDAMALINGRELFGYPKYLCEYEIPAAGAEPLRCAVSAKGFHPFSPETKIAMHPLLEVNATEKTGIDTPVHSLFDLIEEAIKLFLSIPDFFNLDAAGWDDIISLLRNPRIDQIFLKQFPDSAGLKAVYQAILAAPATIEKIHGGSLLGYEYECVLHAFDSFPLHETLGLQLGPQQAILPYKLNFDFTAQPGEELIDNSSVAQKKIAVLGGGVGSMTAAYYLSDQPGWKNNYDITVYQQGWRLGGKGASGRNADYGQRIEEHGLHIWFGFYTNAFRMIKDAYTSLDRPPGAPLATWRDAFKQHDYVALSEQVGDRWHNWSIVFPSLPGEPGEGDQEISMWQLAVAMMGWIEQWINCIDELTATLEVDEQPHHGGMLPDWLHRLAEGVANTVNELADDLTLAASALTGMVANMSADTGMHTEGEHHALAGVLGGVRGRLRTRYRGLVDRAHADGDILDDIRRLFICLDLGITVMKGVFDDGVLKHGFDVINDIDFRDWLRKHGGDEDLCVNSAPVRGFYDLVFAYEGGDFTKPNAEAGTLLRSMARIGLCYKGGIMFKMQAGMGDTVFTPLYEALLKRGVKFKFFHKVEELVPDGREISAIRMTRQVDLAGDDYHPLVDVKDLACWPSQPNYDQIDPEQAALLRENEINLESYWSDWPRVYQERFDKPLPALTLKRGVDFDQVVFGISVGSLPALCPQLLAKSPALLATSEHVKTVATQAYQVWLDKDLAQIGWSIQPDGQQPVLSGFTEPYDTWAPMDQLLVREDWPAGQEPRNTSYFCSALTVDSYPPATDTDFPKRMAELAKKGAVNQLSQEIASLWSAAGPAGAFPWQWLTDASEGTGAQRFNAQYWRANVDPSERYVMSVVGSTKYRLQTDQSGFDNLFLTGDWIKTGLNAGCVEAAVMAGMQTSRAMSGHPRMIDGETDFI, from the coding sequence ATGATGCATTCACCGCTGCAATTGAAAAACGCCGAGATGTACGGCTACTTTGTGCGGGGCGATCTGGCCAAGCTGCAGGCCACGCTCGACGGCACGCTCAACCAGGTGGCCGGGCGGCGCATGCGCTTCAAGGCCATCTCGCCGTACGTGTTGCTGACGTTCACGCGCGTCAACCACGCCGATTCGGCGGTGGCAGTCGACCAGAACAAGGGCTGGATCACCGAGATCGACATCGTCACCTGGATTATGGTGGGGGCGATGGACGAGGAGGGTGAACTGGCCCACATCTATTACTATCCCGCGCATATCTTCGTCGACGACGCCATGGCGCTGATCAACGGCCGCGAGCTGTTCGGCTATCCAAAATACCTGTGCGAGTACGAGATTCCCGCCGCCGGCGCCGAGCCGCTGCGCTGCGCCGTCTCCGCGAAGGGCTTCCACCCGTTCTCGCCGGAGACCAAAATCGCCATGCACCCGCTGCTGGAGGTGAACGCGACCGAGAAGACCGGCATCGACACGCCGGTCCACAGCCTGTTCGATCTGATCGAGGAGGCCATCAAGCTGTTTTTGTCGATCCCCGATTTCTTTAACCTCGACGCCGCCGGCTGGGATGACATCATCTCGCTGCTGCGCAATCCGCGCATCGATCAGATCTTCCTCAAGCAGTTCCCGGACAGCGCGGGGTTGAAGGCGGTGTACCAGGCGATCCTCGCGGCGCCGGCCACCATCGAGAAGATCCACGGCGGCTCGCTGCTTGGCTATGAATACGAATGCGTGCTGCACGCCTTCGACAGCTTCCCGCTGCACGAGACGCTCGGCCTGCAACTGGGCCCGCAGCAGGCGATCCTGCCGTACAAGCTCAATTTCGATTTCACCGCGCAGCCGGGCGAGGAGTTGATCGACAATTCCAGCGTGGCGCAGAAGAAGATCGCGGTCCTTGGTGGCGGCGTCGGCTCGATGACGGCGGCCTACTATCTGAGCGACCAGCCGGGGTGGAAGAACAACTACGACATCACCGTCTATCAGCAGGGATGGCGGCTGGGCGGCAAGGGCGCGAGCGGCCGCAACGCCGACTACGGCCAGCGCATCGAGGAGCACGGCCTGCATATCTGGTTCGGCTTCTACACCAACGCCTTCAGGATGATCAAGGACGCCTACACCAGTCTCGATCGGCCGCCCGGCGCGCCGCTGGCGACGTGGCGCGACGCCTTCAAGCAGCACGATTACGTCGCCTTGTCGGAGCAGGTCGGCGACCGCTGGCACAACTGGTCGATCGTGTTCCCGTCGCTGCCCGGGGAGCCGGGCGAGGGCGATCAGGAAATCTCGATGTGGCAACTGGCCGTGGCGATGATGGGCTGGATCGAACAATGGATCAACTGCATCGACGAGCTGACCGCGACGCTGGAAGTGGACGAGCAGCCGCACCACGGCGGCATGCTGCCGGACTGGCTGCACCGCCTGGCCGAGGGTGTGGCCAACACCGTCAACGAACTGGCCGACGACCTGACGCTCGCCGCCAGCGCGCTGACCGGGATGGTGGCGAACATGTCGGCCGATACCGGCATGCATACGGAGGGCGAGCATCACGCGCTGGCGGGTGTGCTGGGCGGCGTGCGTGGCAGGCTGCGCACGCGCTATCGCGGCCTGGTCGACCGCGCCCACGCCGATGGCGACATCCTCGACGACATCCGCCGGCTGTTCATCTGCCTCGACCTGGGCATCACGGTGATGAAGGGCGTGTTCGACGACGGAGTGCTCAAACATGGTTTCGATGTCATCAACGATATCGATTTCCGCGACTGGCTGCGCAAGCATGGCGGCGACGAGGACCTGTGCGTGAATTCGGCGCCGGTGCGCGGCTTCTACGATCTGGTGTTCGCGTACGAGGGCGGCGATTTCACCAAGCCGAACGCCGAGGCGGGGACCTTGCTGCGCTCGATGGCGCGCATCGGCCTTTGCTACAAGGGCGGCATCATGTTCAAGATGCAGGCCGGGATGGGCGATACCGTCTTCACGCCGCTGTACGAAGCGCTGCTCAAGCGCGGCGTCAAGTTCAAGTTCTTCCACAAGGTCGAGGAGCTGGTGCCGGACGGGCGCGAGATCAGCGCCATCCGCATGACGCGCCAGGTCGACCTGGCGGGCGACGACTATCACCCGCTGGTCGACGTCAAGGACCTGGCGTGCTGGCCGAGCCAGCCGAACTACGATCAGATCGACCCCGAACAGGCGGCGCTGCTGCGGGAGAATGAAATCAATCTGGAGTCCTACTGGAGCGACTGGCCGCGCGTGTATCAGGAGCGCTTCGACAAGCCGCTGCCGGCGCTGACGCTCAAGCGCGGCGTCGATTTCGACCAGGTGGTGTTCGGCATTTCGGTCGGATCGCTGCCGGCCCTGTGTCCGCAATTGCTGGCGAAAAGCCCGGCGCTGCTGGCCACCTCCGAACATGTGAAGACGGTGGCGACGCAGGCCTACCAGGTCTGGCTGGACAAGGATTTGGCGCAGATAGGTTGGAGCATCCAGCCCGACGGCCAGCAACCGGTGCTGAGCGGCTTCACCGAGCCATACGATACGTGGGCGCCGATGGACCAGCTGCTGGTGCGCGAGGACTGGCCGGCGGGGCAGGAGCCGCGCAACACGTCCTACTTCTGCAGCGCGTTGACGGTGGACAGCTATCCTCCGGCCACCGATACGGACTTCCCCAAACGGATGGCGGAGCTGGCGAAGAAGGGCGCGGTGAATCAGCTCAGTCAGGAGATCGCCTCATTGTGGTCGGCGGCCGGGCCAGCGGGGGCGTTTCCGTGGCAGTGGCTGACCGATGCCAGCGAGGGCACCGGCGCGCAGCGCTTCAACGCGCAATATTGGCGGGCGAATGTCGATCCGTCCGAGCGCTACGTGATGTCGGTGGTGGGCAGCACCAAATACCGTTTGCAGACCGACCAATCGGGCTTCGACAACCTGTTCCTGACCGGCGACTGGATCAAGACAGGATTGAACGCCGGTTGCGTGGAGGCGGCGGTCATGGCCGGCATGCAGACCTCGCGCGCGATGAGCGGCCATCCCCGGATGATCGATGGCGAGACTGACTTCATTTAG
- a CDS encoding GNAT family N-acetyltransferase — protein sequence MSDSITVRRIDASEARERGEALALALADVLIDCVESGASVSFMLPLPREKALEFWRGVLAGVARAERVLLVAETDAGRVVGTVQLITAQPDNQPHRADVAKMLVHRDVRRRGVAGLLMAAVDAAARDVGKSVLVLDTVTGGDAERLYQRAGWHSAGTVPKYALMPDGAYCGTTFFYKHLA from the coding sequence ATGTCCGATTCAATCACCGTGCGCCGCATAGACGCCAGCGAAGCGCGGGAGCGCGGCGAGGCGCTGGCGCTGGCCCTGGCCGATGTGCTGATCGATTGCGTGGAAAGCGGCGCCTCGGTCAGCTTCATGCTGCCGCTGCCGCGCGAAAAGGCGCTGGAATTCTGGCGCGGCGTGCTGGCCGGGGTCGCGCGCGCGGAGCGCGTGCTGCTGGTGGCGGAGACCGATGCCGGGCGCGTGGTCGGCACGGTGCAGTTGATCACGGCGCAGCCGGACAACCAGCCGCACCGGGCGGACGTCGCCAAGATGCTGGTACACCGCGACGTGCGCCGGCGCGGCGTGGCCGGTTTACTGATGGCGGCCGTCGACGCAGCCGCGCGCGACGTCGGCAAAAGCGTGCTGGTGCTCGATACCGTCACCGGCGGCGACGCCGAACGGCTGTACCAGCGCGCCGGCTGGCACAGCGCCGGCACGGTGCCGAAATACGCATTGATGCCCGATGGCGCCTACTGCGGCACCACCTTTTTTTATAAACATCTGGCCTAA
- a CDS encoding XRE family transcriptional regulator gives MDINLLIARRVRELRDAQSLSLDALAARSNVSRSTISLIERGESSPTAAVLDKLASALGVALASLFEDKAAPIAQPSPVARVAEQPVWTDPASGYTRRGLSPAAPSPIQLVDVIFPPGQRVAYDSTPHGADIHQQIWIIEGTMDIGVGDQQWRLQAGDTLAMRLERHIVYFNPTDERARYLVALTSQPATRRN, from the coding sequence ATGGATATCAACTTACTGATTGCCCGCCGCGTGCGGGAATTGCGCGATGCGCAAAGCTTGTCGCTGGATGCCCTGGCGGCACGCAGCAACGTCAGCCGCTCGACCATCTCCTTGATCGAACGCGGCGAAAGCAGCCCCACCGCCGCCGTGCTGGATAAACTTGCCAGCGCGCTGGGTGTGGCGCTGGCCAGCCTGTTCGAGGACAAGGCCGCGCCAATCGCGCAACCGTCGCCGGTGGCGCGCGTCGCCGAGCAGCCGGTATGGACCGACCCCGCCTCCGGTTACACCCGGCGCGGCCTCTCGCCCGCCGCCCCCTCCCCGATACAACTGGTCGACGTGATCTTCCCGCCCGGGCAGCGCGTCGCCTACGACAGCACGCCGCACGGCGCCGACATCCACCAGCAAATCTGGATCATCGAAGGCACGATGGACATCGGCGTCGGCGACCAGCAATGGCGGCTGCAGGCGGGCGACACGCTCGCCATGCGGCTCGAACGCCACATCGTCTACTTCAACCCCACCGATGAACGCGCGCGCTATCTGGTCGCGCTGACCTCACAACCCGCGACGAGGAGAAACTGA